CGTCAGGTTACTCATCCTCGCTGTGAAACCTCCGGCCTCTCGCCTGCCGGGTGCTCGACGTACTTCCCTGTAACCTCGCCGAGCAACTGCATACAGGCCATCGCAGCGAAGAACCCAGCAAATGGCATGCCCGCCGAAAACACGACAAGCAGAAGGCAGCGAACAAACACGTCAAGGTATTCACCAAAGAAGCCGAACACCTTGAGAAGCCGCCGAATATCGAAGGCGCTTCTCACGGAGCCAGTGCTCAGCCAGACCGCTGCAGCCCATGGCATAAGCAGCGTTGAGATGATCCCAAGCACTATTCCTATCGTGAGGAGTGTGCTATATGCAGGATTCCCGCGATTGATGCTTGCCAACCATAAGAAAAGCGCCGGCAAGATATAATAAAGGACCCACACCGCGAAGGCCTTTGCCCCGAGGACGAAGGACTCTCCGGCGCGCCACGTGGGCAGACCCTTGTCCGTCTCCCGCCGAATAGCTGCTCTGAGCAGCTGCATCAAGTAGCCCTTAGAGAAGAAGAAAAGAACCGGTATGCCCAAGAAAAGGCCGCCTAAAAGCGTCTTCCGTGTCCAATGCTCATCCTCTATAACCTTTCTCAGGGCTTCAGTAACTGACATCTTGCCCATCATGCCGCCTCCTATGTCATTCCTTCCTCGTACGCCGAAACATCTGTCATAGTGAAGTGCCCTAATAGTGATAGATTGCCCATCAAAGTTCAAGACAAGGATGGCGGAGCAGCCGGCAGGTTCCTGACTGCGGGAGTTGGCACGTTGGCGCATAACAAAGGTAGCCGCTTGGTTTGGGGCATGTAAAGCATAATGAAGGAGATAGGTATGAGCAAGAACAATCCCTCAGACAGCGTGACGATGACAATCGTATATGACAACTATCAGCACCGGCAGGGACTCAAGACCGGCTGGGGGTTCTCCTGCGTCGTTCGGGGCCTTGACAGAACCATCCTCTTCGACACAGGCGGCGACGGCAAGACGCTGCTTGGAAACCTCGGCGACCTTCGGATTGACCCGGCCGACATCG
This genomic interval from bacterium contains the following:
- a CDS encoding DUF4013 domain-containing protein, whose amino-acid sequence is MMGKMSVTEALRKVIEDEHWTRKTLLGGLFLGIPVLFFFSKGYLMQLLRAAIRRETDKGLPTWRAGESFVLGAKAFAVWVLYYILPALFLWLASINRGNPAYSTLLTIGIVLGIISTLLMPWAAAVWLSTGSVRSAFDIRRLLKVFGFFGEYLDVFVRCLLLVVFSAGMPFAGFFAAMACMQLLGEVTGKYVEHPAGERPEVSQRG